From Mesorhizobium sp. Pch-S:
GCACGCCGGACAGGATCTTGATGAGGGTCGACTTGCCGGCGCCATTGTCGCCGACCAGCCCGACCGTCTCGCCGGGGTGGATGATCAGCGAAACATTCTTGAGCGCGTGGACGCCGCTGTACCATTTCTGAAGATTGCGGCACTCGATGATCGGCGTGGTCATTTGTGCGCCTCCACCTTGATCTTGCGTGAGATCCTGGCCATCCAGGCATTGGCGATGACGGCGAACATGGTGAGCAGGCCGATCGCGAACTTGAACCAGTTGGCGTCGACGCGCGACAGGACCAGGCCGTTGTCGATCGTGCGGATGAGCAGCGTACCGATGATGGCGCCAAACACTGTGCCGATGCCGCCGGCAAGTGCGGTACCGCCGATGACTGCGGCTGCCACGGCCTGCAGCTCCAGCCCCTCGCCAATCGACGGCAAGGGCGAGCCGAGGCGCAGCACCTGCAGCAGGCCGGCAAAGCCCGCCAGCATCGAACACAGCATGAAGCAAATGATCTTCACGCGCTTGACCGGAATGCCCATGGAAGCGGCCGCCTCGTTGAAACCGCCGGTGGCGCGGATCCAGTTACCGAAGTTGGTGAGCGACAGCAGTGCCGCGGCAATGGCCGCTATAACCACGAACCAGACAAAGGACATGCGCAGGATCGCCCCCTGCCAGATGTAGTCGGTAAACAACCAGGTCGGCAGGTTGTCGGGCAGCAACGGCGGAAAACCGCCGGAGATGACGATGGTGAGCGAGCGGGCGATGAACAGCATGCCCAGTGTGGTGATGAAGCTGGGTATCGCAAACTGCAGCGTGATGTAACCGTTGATGAACCCGATCAGGGCGCAGATCGCCAGGCCGATCAGCAAGGCGAGCGGAAACGGAACTCCGGCATTCAGCATCACGGCGATGCTCATCGGCATCAGCGCGAAGACCGACCCGACGGAAAGATCGAACTCGCCGCAGATCATCAGAATGGTGACGCCGATCGCCACCAGTGCCATCTCCGGCAGAAGTCCCATGACGCCGCGGATGTTCTCCACGGACAACAGGATGCCGTTCGACTTGATCTGGAAAAC
This genomic window contains:
- a CDS encoding ABC transporter permease, giving the protein MKRFLKIYLDKPELAGLALLVILLVVFQIKSNGILLSVENIRGVMGLLPEMALVAIGVTILMICGEFDLSVGSVFALMPMSIAVMLNAGVPFPLALLIGLAICALIGFINGYITLQFAIPSFITTLGMLFIARSLTIVISGGFPPLLPDNLPTWLFTDYIWQGAILRMSFVWFVVIAAIAAALLSLTNFGNWIRATGGFNEAAASMGIPVKRVKIICFMLCSMLAGFAGLLQVLRLGSPLPSIGEGLELQAVAAAVIGGTALAGGIGTVFGAIIGTLLIRTIDNGLVLSRVDANWFKFAIGLLTMFAVIANAWMARISRKIKVEAHK